From the Rhodoferax sp. WC2427 genome, one window contains:
- a CDS encoding Lrp/AsnC family transcriptional regulator: MEQIDLDSTDLRLLHQLQVDASLSNLALAELVHVSAPTCLRRVKRLVEAGLIERQVAILSADRLAVQQGHGLTAIIEITLDRQDEERLAAFELRVALDEAVQQCYRVSPGPDFCLVVFAHDMPGYLALAQRLFTSDANVRNVKAFFSLKRSKFAPFVPVLPVLPVSPP, from the coding sequence ATGGAACAAATAGACCTAGACAGTACCGACCTGCGCCTGCTGCACCAGCTGCAAGTGGATGCGTCGCTGAGCAACCTGGCCCTGGCCGAGTTGGTGCATGTGTCCGCCCCCACCTGCCTGCGGCGGGTCAAGCGGCTGGTGGAGGCGGGGCTGATCGAGCGGCAGGTGGCGATTTTGAGCGCCGACCGGCTGGCGGTGCAGCAGGGCCACGGCCTGACCGCCATCATCGAGATCACGCTGGACCGGCAGGACGAGGAGCGGCTGGCCGCCTTCGAGCTGCGGGTGGCCTTGGATGAGGCGGTGCAGCAGTGCTACCGCGTGTCGCCCGGGCCTGATTTCTGCTTGGTGGTGTTTGCGCACGACATGCCGGGCTACCTGGCGCTGGCGCAGCGCCTGTTCACCAGCGATGCGAATGTGCGCAACGTGAAGGCGTTTTTCAGCCTGAAGCGCAGCAAATTTGCACCGTTTGTGCCGGTGCTGCCGGTGCTGCCGGTGTCACCCCCTTGA
- a CDS encoding nucleobase:cation symporter-2 family protein: MSPTLPDPVEERLPASQLTALGLQHVLVMYAGAVAVPLIVGRALKLSPEQVGMLISADLFCCGLVTLIQALGATQWFGIRLPVMMGVTFASVAPMVAMANSFPGPEGAGLVFGSVIGAGVVSIVIAPLVSRLLRFFPPVVTGTIIAVIGISLMRVGINWIFGNPFGPTAPSVVNPDHAQWLANAAAVATAPGSPLPPVPTGLAIAPSVPNPKYANLTGVGIAALVLVTILLIAKYAKGFFANISVLLGIVAGGVVASALGLMTFEKVGKAAWFDLVLPFEIALPVFDPVLILTMSLVMVVVMIESTGMFLALGDMTGRRVDQAALTRGLRTDGLGTLIGGIFNTFPYTSFSQNVGLVAVTGVKSRFVCVAGGLLLILLGLLPKMAALVESLPTVVLGGAGLVMFGMVAATGIRILGGVDFKSNRFNALIVAISIGVGMVPLIAPNFKQWMPHGLHPLIESGILLASIAAVALNLYFNGAKGGAEEAIAAAKMVDAH, encoded by the coding sequence ATGTCGCCTACCTTGCCAGACCCCGTAGAAGAACGCCTGCCCGCCTCGCAGCTCACCGCTCTGGGCCTGCAGCACGTGCTGGTGATGTATGCCGGTGCCGTGGCCGTGCCGCTGATTGTGGGCCGCGCGCTCAAGCTCAGCCCGGAGCAGGTGGGCATGCTGATTTCGGCCGATCTGTTTTGCTGCGGCCTGGTGACGCTGATCCAGGCGCTGGGGGCCACGCAGTGGTTTGGCATCCGGCTGCCGGTGATGATGGGCGTGACCTTTGCGTCGGTGGCCCCCATGGTGGCCATGGCCAACAGCTTTCCCGGGCCCGAGGGGGCAGGGCTGGTGTTTGGTTCGGTGATCGGCGCAGGCGTGGTGTCTATTGTGATTGCGCCGTTGGTGAGCCGCCTGCTGCGGTTTTTTCCGCCGGTGGTCACCGGAACCATCATCGCGGTCATTGGCATCAGCCTGATGCGCGTGGGCATCAACTGGATTTTTGGCAACCCGTTTGGCCCCACTGCGCCCAGCGTGGTGAACCCCGACCACGCCCAGTGGCTGGCCAACGCCGCCGCCGTGGCCACCGCACCCGGCTCGCCGCTGCCGCCGGTGCCCACCGGCCTGGCCATTGCGCCCAGCGTGCCCAATCCCAAGTACGCCAACCTCACCGGCGTGGGCATTGCCGCCCTGGTGCTGGTGACGATTTTGTTGATCGCCAAGTACGCCAAGGGCTTTTTTGCCAACATCTCGGTGCTGCTCGGCATTGTGGCGGGTGGGGTGGTGGCTAGCGCGCTGGGGCTGATGACCTTTGAAAAGGTGGGCAAGGCCGCCTGGTTTGACCTGGTGCTGCCGTTCGAGATCGCACTGCCGGTGTTCGACCCGGTGTTGATCCTGACCATGTCGCTGGTGATGGTGGTGGTGATGATCGAGTCCACCGGCATGTTTCTGGCGCTGGGCGACATGACCGGGCGCCGGGTGGACCAGGCCGCGCTCACCCGCGGCCTGCGCACCGATGGCCTGGGCACGCTGATCGGCGGCATCTTCAACACCTTCCCCTACACCAGCTTTTCGCAAAACGTGGGGCTGGTGGCGGTGACCGGGGTGAAGAGCCGATTTGTCTGCGTGGCCGGGGGCTTGCTGCTGATCTTATTGGGCCTGTTGCCTAAGATGGCGGCGCTGGTCGAATCCCTGCCCACGGTGGTGTTGGGCGGCGCGGGGCTGGTGATGTTTGGCATGGTGGCTGCCACCGGCATCCGCATCCTGGGCGGGGTGGACTTCAAAAGCAACCGTTTCAATGCGCTGATCGTGGCCATTTCCATCGGTGTCGGCATGGTGCCGCTGATTGCACCCAACTTCAAACAGTGGATGCCGCACGGCCTGCATCCGTTGATTGAGTCCGGCATCTTGCTGGCATCCATCGCGGCGGTGGCGTTGAACCTGTATTTCAATGGCGCCAAGGGCGGGGCCGAAGAGGCTATTGCCGCCGCCAAGATGGTCGACGCACATTGA
- the glcF gene encoding glycolate oxidase subunit GlcF: MQTNLSPEFKNTADGQAAEAILRKCVHCGFCTATCPTYQLLGDELDGPRGRIYLMKQVLEGAEVTRSTQLHLDRCLTCRNCESTCPSGVEYGQLVDIGRRIVDARVERPTLEKAARWLLKEGLTSPLFAPAMKTGQALRPLLPPVLKKKVPVSAPARPWPTREHARKVLMLTGCVQPAMMPNINSATARVLDAAGIQTLVADKAGCCGALRSHLGDHAGGLDDMRRNIDAWWPLLQAQKPEAIVMNASGCGVMVKDYGHALAADPAYAHKAALISELTRDLSELLPDLVEALRDKVKVGADSPSQHLAFHPPCTLQHGQKLRGGVEKHLGALGFTVQIAGSESHLCCGSAGTYSVLQPTLSTQLRDRKLQNLEPLGAQVIVSANIGCIQHLQSGTATPVKHWVEVLDAAIL, translated from the coding sequence ATGCAAACCAATCTCTCGCCTGAATTCAAGAACACCGCCGACGGCCAGGCCGCCGAGGCGATTTTGCGCAAATGCGTGCACTGCGGCTTCTGCACCGCCACCTGCCCCACCTACCAGCTGCTGGGCGACGAGCTGGACGGCCCGCGGGGCCGCATCTACCTGATGAAACAGGTGCTGGAAGGGGCCGAGGTCACCCGCAGCACCCAGCTGCACCTGGACCGCTGCCTGACCTGCCGCAACTGCGAATCCACCTGCCCCAGCGGCGTGGAATACGGCCAGCTGGTGGACATCGGGCGGCGCATCGTCGACGCCCGGGTAGAGCGCCCCACGCTGGAAAAAGCCGCCCGCTGGCTGCTCAAGGAAGGCCTGACCTCGCCGCTGTTTGCCCCGGCCATGAAGACCGGCCAGGCACTGCGCCCGCTGCTGCCCCCGGTGCTGAAGAAAAAAGTGCCCGTCTCGGCCCCCGCCAGGCCCTGGCCCACCCGCGAGCATGCCCGCAAGGTGCTGATGCTGACCGGCTGCGTGCAGCCCGCCATGATGCCCAACATCAACAGCGCCACCGCCCGCGTGCTGGACGCCGCAGGCATCCAGACCCTGGTAGCCGACAAGGCCGGTTGCTGCGGCGCCCTGCGCAGCCACCTGGGCGACCACGCGGGTGGCCTGGACGACATGCGTCGCAACATCGACGCCTGGTGGCCGCTGCTGCAGGCCCAGAAGCCCGAGGCCATCGTGATGAACGCCAGCGGCTGCGGCGTGATGGTCAAGGACTACGGCCACGCCCTGGCCGCCGACCCGGCCTATGCCCACAAGGCCGCCCTTATCAGCGAACTGACCCGCGACCTGAGCGAGCTGCTGCCCGATCTGGTGGAAGCCCTGCGCGACAAGGTCAAGGTCGGTGCCGACAGCCCATCTCAGCACTTGGCGTTCCACCCGCCCTGCACCCTGCAACATGGCCAAAAGCTGCGCGGCGGGGTGGAGAAGCACCTGGGGGCGCTGGGCTTTACCGTGCAAATCGCCGGGTCCGAAAGCCATTTGTGCTGCGGCTCGGCGGGCACCTACTCGGTGCTGCAGCCCACGCTGTCCACCCAGTTGCGCGACCGCAAGCTGCAGAACCTGGAGCCTTTGGGCGCACAGGTCATCGTCTCGGCCAACATTGGCTGCATCCAGCACTTGCAAAGCGGCACGGCCACACCAGTCAAGCACTGGGTGGAAGTGTTGGACGCAGCCATTCTTTAA
- a CDS encoding heme A synthase, which yields METQALYDLSPIVRVMLTGLLIASVPLLWVWWRNQNTSTARRLQALTVLTLFLTFDLVLFGAFTRLTDSGLGCPDWPGCYGNASPLGAVAEITQAQAAMPTGPVTHGKAWVEMVHRYLATSVGVLILVLAVASWWARRKDASINPWWPTFTLVWVCVQGAFGALTVTMKLFPAIVTLHLVGGLVLLALLCAQAVGFTRSRAVPVARVGLGLACVLLAAQIVLGGWVSTNYAVLACNTFPLCQGSWWPVMDFQHAFEIWRPLGRMQDGSYLSFAGLTAIHYAHRLMAYLVLWVLALVAWRLHRSPATRRQARWLAALTLLQFATGLSNVVLGWPLLAAVAHTGGAAALVVVLTWTVCAQRTARAAAPAVSPTRSRLSA from the coding sequence ATGGAAACCCAAGCCTTGTACGACCTGTCGCCCATCGTCCGCGTCATGCTGACCGGACTGTTGATCGCCAGCGTCCCCCTGCTGTGGGTCTGGTGGCGCAACCAGAACACCTCCACCGCGCGGCGCTTGCAGGCGCTCACGGTGCTGACCCTGTTCCTGACCTTCGACCTGGTGCTGTTCGGTGCCTTCACCCGCCTGACCGATTCCGGCCTGGGCTGCCCTGACTGGCCCGGCTGCTACGGCAACGCCAGCCCGCTGGGCGCGGTGGCCGAGATCACGCAGGCACAAGCGGCCATGCCCACCGGCCCGGTGACCCATGGCAAAGCCTGGGTGGAGATGGTCCACCGCTACCTGGCCACCTCGGTGGGCGTACTGATTCTGGTGCTGGCCGTGGCCAGCTGGTGGGCGCGCAGAAAAGATGCCTCCATCAACCCCTGGTGGCCCACTTTCACCCTGGTGTGGGTGTGCGTGCAGGGCGCGTTTGGTGCGCTCACCGTGACCATGAAGCTGTTTCCCGCCATCGTCACCCTGCATTTGGTCGGCGGCCTGGTCTTGCTGGCCTTGCTGTGCGCGCAGGCGGTGGGCTTCACCCGTTCACGCGCCGTGCCTGTGGCCCGCGTGGGGCTGGGCCTGGCCTGCGTGCTGCTGGCGGCGCAGATCGTCCTGGGCGGCTGGGTAAGTACCAACTACGCGGTGCTGGCCTGCAATACCTTTCCGTTGTGCCAGGGCAGCTGGTGGCCCGTGATGGATTTTCAGCACGCGTTTGAAATCTGGCGGCCCCTGGGGCGGATGCAGGACGGCAGCTACCTCAGCTTTGCGGGGCTCACCGCCATCCACTACGCCCACCGCCTGATGGCCTACCTGGTGCTGTGGGTGCTGGCGCTGGTGGCCTGGCGTTTGCACCGCAGCCCGGCCACCCGCCGCCAGGCCCGTTGGCTGGCTGCACTGACCTTGCTACAGTTCGCCACCGGCCTGAGCAACGTGGTGCTGGGCTGGCCGCTGTTGGCCGCCGTGGCCCATACCGGCGGCGCCGCCGCACTGGTGGTGGTGCTGACCTGGACCGTGTGCGCCCAGCGCACTGCCCGGGCCGCCGCACCGGCCGTTTCCCCTACTAGATCGAGATTGTCTGCATGA
- the glcE gene encoding glycolate oxidase subunit GlcE has translation MTTQDPVLQRLIDQVRSATKPLDIQGGNTKHFYGEMAHGEVLDMRPLNGISSYEPTELVVTVRAGTRLAELEARLAEKGQCLPFEPPRFGPDGTVGGMVAAGLSGPSRAAVGCVRDYVLGTTVLNGQGEVLAFGGQVIKNVAGYDVSRVMAGSLGVLGVLCEVSLKVLPIATATATQVFAMDEAAALKQLSAWAGQPLPINASAWHHGQLHLRLAGAQAAVTAACATLGGTVVEREIAASWWDSVRDHQHAFFRLDNTQLAKGEQLWRLSVPATTPPLDLPGVQFIEWGGAQRWLRGIATAKQVRAAAAQAGGHATLFHAAAPRAQIFTPLSAPLQRIHKGLKTAFDPRGIFNPGRLYPGL, from the coding sequence ATGACCACCCAAGACCCCGTTTTACAGCGCCTGATCGACCAGGTGCGCAGCGCCACCAAGCCCCTGGACATCCAGGGCGGCAACACCAAGCATTTCTACGGCGAAATGGCCCACGGCGAGGTGCTGGACATGCGCCCTTTAAACGGCATCAGCAGCTACGAACCCACCGAGCTGGTGGTCACCGTGCGGGCGGGCACCCGCCTGGCCGAACTGGAAGCCCGGCTGGCCGAAAAAGGCCAGTGCCTGCCCTTCGAGCCGCCGCGTTTCGGCCCGGACGGCACGGTGGGCGGCATGGTGGCCGCAGGTTTGTCCGGCCCGTCGCGCGCCGCCGTGGGCTGCGTGCGCGACTACGTGCTGGGCACCACGGTGCTCAACGGCCAGGGCGAGGTGCTGGCCTTTGGCGGCCAGGTGATCAAGAACGTGGCCGGGTACGACGTGTCGCGGGTGATGGCCGGGTCGCTGGGCGTGCTGGGGGTCCTCTGCGAGGTGTCGCTCAAGGTATTGCCCATCGCCACCGCCACCGCCACGCAGGTGTTTGCCATGGACGAAGCCGCCGCACTCAAGCAACTCAGCGCCTGGGCTGGCCAGCCCCTGCCCATCAATGCCAGCGCCTGGCACCACGGCCAGTTGCACCTGCGGCTGGCGGGGGCGCAGGCCGCCGTCACCGCGGCCTGCGCCACATTAGGCGGCACGGTGGTGGAGCGGGAAATCGCCGCCAGCTGGTGGGACAGCGTGCGCGACCACCAGCATGCCTTCTTCCGCCTCGACAACACGCAGCTGGCCAAGGGTGAGCAACTGTGGCGCCTCTCGGTGCCCGCCACCACCCCGCCGCTGGACCTGCCGGGCGTGCAGTTCATCGAATGGGGCGGGGCCCAGCGCTGGCTGCGCGGCATTGCCACGGCCAAACAGGTGCGCGCCGCAGCGGCCCAGGCAGGCGGCCATGCCACGCTGTTCCACGCCGCCGCGCCGCGGGCGCAGATCTTCACGCCGCTGTCCGCCCCGCTACAGCGCATCCATAAGGGCCTGAAAACCGCCTTCGACCCCCGGGGGATCTTCAACCCCGGTCGCCTCTATCCAGGCCTGTGA
- a CDS encoding OsmC family protein, with the protein MPIQARLHRAQGALTTLTNGHHAWHADVDKPLGSDDLAPDPHDLLDSALAACTVLTLELYIRRRKLAVTDLRVDITHVEGKTEDGRVRYQLQRSLHIEGDITAEDRAKLLEIANKCPIHRVLEGDISVATALVD; encoded by the coding sequence ATGCCCATCCAAGCCCGCTTGCACCGCGCCCAAGGCGCACTCACCACCCTCACCAACGGCCACCACGCCTGGCATGCCGACGTGGACAAACCCCTGGGCTCCGACGACCTGGCGCCCGACCCGCACGATCTGCTGGATTCGGCCCTGGCCGCCTGCACCGTGCTCACGTTGGAGCTGTACATCCGCCGCCGCAAGCTGGCCGTGACCGACCTGCGGGTGGACATCACCCACGTGGAGGGCAAAACCGAGGACGGCCGGGTGCGCTACCAGCTCCAGCGCAGCCTGCACATCGAGGGCGACATCACCGCCGAAGACCGCGCCAAGTTGCTGGAGATCGCCAACAAATGCCCGATCCACCGGGTGCTGGAAGGCGACATCAGCGTGGCCACCGCGCTGGTGGATTGA
- a CDS encoding SCO family protein, with translation MSKRDAIKKIAAYALAISASGLFVACSETAPKFAAIDLTGADYAKDFQLTDHTGQPRSIKDFAGKLVVVFFGYTQCPDVCPTTMAELAEVKKSLGADGDKLQGIFITVDPARDTPEVLKAYMANFDPTFLALVPTPEQLAKVAKDYKAYYKKVDGPTPTSYTMDHSAGSYVYDTQGRLRLYVRYGGGAAALAGDLKLLLKQKA, from the coding sequence ATGTCCAAACGTGATGCTATTAAAAAAATAGCTGCTTACGCACTTGCTATAAGCGCTAGCGGCCTATTTGTTGCTTGTTCCGAGACGGCGCCCAAGTTTGCCGCGATCGACCTGACCGGGGCCGATTACGCCAAAGACTTCCAACTCACCGACCACACCGGCCAGCCGCGCAGCATCAAAGACTTTGCGGGCAAGTTGGTGGTGGTGTTCTTTGGCTACACCCAGTGCCCTGACGTGTGCCCCACCACCATGGCCGAGCTGGCCGAGGTCAAAAAATCCCTGGGCGCGGATGGCGACAAACTGCAAGGCATCTTCATCACGGTAGACCCGGCCCGCGACACGCCCGAGGTGCTCAAGGCCTACATGGCCAACTTCGATCCTACGTTCCTGGCGCTGGTCCCCACGCCCGAGCAGTTGGCCAAAGTGGCCAAAGACTACAAGGCCTACTACAAGAAAGTGGACGGCCCTACGCCCACCAGCTACACCATGGACCATTCCGCGGGCAGCTACGTGTATGACACGCAAGGCCGTTTGCGCCTGTACGTCCGCTACGGCGGCGGTGCGGCCGCGCTGGCCGGGGATTTGAAGCTGCTGCTCAAGCAGAAGGCGTAA
- the rpoH gene encoding RNA polymerase sigma factor RpoH encodes MNLQTGTMSSALAAPNPWAMVPPLGNLDAYISAVNRMPMLTLEQEQQFARQLKNDHDVEAAGKLVMSHLRLVVSVARQYLGYGLPHGDLIQEGNVGLMKAVKRFDPDQGVRLVSYALHWIKAEMHEYILKNCRMVKVATTKAQRKLFFNLRSMKQGFKSDSAAADAGTHRETLSESEIDSMATQLKVKREDVIEMETRLSGGDVMLDPGPSDDGEDSYGPIAYLADTHQEPTALLEARDRDYLAGDGIQTALDGLDDRSRRIVEERWLKVADDGSGGMTLHDLAAVYGVSAERIRQIETAAMKKMKKSLAEYA; translated from the coding sequence ATGAACCTTCAAACTGGAACGATGTCCTCCGCGCTGGCCGCCCCCAACCCCTGGGCGATGGTGCCGCCGCTAGGCAACCTCGACGCATATATTTCGGCAGTCAACCGCATGCCCATGCTCACGCTGGAGCAAGAGCAGCAGTTCGCCCGCCAACTCAAGAACGACCACGATGTCGAGGCCGCCGGAAAGCTGGTGATGTCCCACCTGCGCCTGGTCGTTTCAGTGGCCCGCCAGTACCTGGGCTATGGCCTGCCGCATGGCGACCTGATCCAGGAAGGCAACGTCGGCCTGATGAAAGCTGTGAAGCGCTTCGACCCTGACCAGGGCGTGCGCCTGGTCAGCTACGCGCTGCACTGGATCAAGGCCGAGATGCACGAGTACATCCTGAAAAACTGCCGCATGGTCAAGGTGGCCACCACCAAGGCGCAGCGCAAGCTGTTCTTTAACTTGCGGTCGATGAAGCAGGGTTTCAAGTCCGACTCGGCTGCGGCCGATGCCGGTACCCACCGCGAGACGCTGAGCGAGTCCGAAATCGACTCCATGGCCACCCAGCTCAAGGTCAAACGTGAAGACGTGATCGAGATGGAAACCCGCTTGTCGGGCGGAGACGTGATGCTGGACCCGGGCCCGAGCGACGACGGCGAAGACAGCTACGGCCCCATCGCCTACCTGGCCGACACCCACCAGGAGCCTACCGCCCTGCTGGAAGCCCGCGACCGCGACTACCTGGCGGGCGACGGCATCCAAACGGCCCTGGACGGCCTGGACGACCGCAGCCGCCGGATTGTGGAAGAGCGCTGGTTGAAAGTGGCCGACGACGGCTCGGGCGGCATGACGCTGCACGATCTGGCCGCGGTCTACGGTGTGAGCGCCGAGCGCATTCGCCAGATCGAAACCGCCGCCATGAAGAAGATGAAAAAGTCGCTGGCCGAGTACGCCTGA
- a CDS encoding SCO family protein gives MSGSKLSDASSFRPNNGRPEDHPLGLTVHNLPTPQEALDGARRRTVVGRWKMLAVLLTCAAPVIASYFTYYVVRPQGRGNFGELIEPQRPLPDQAVVALDGQPGNLRGLKGQWLLVSAGGGACDAICQKHLYLQRQLRETLGKEKDRVDWVWLVTDDAPIPEALRPALKGATVLRVGELQLSQWLSPAVGHLLQEHLYVVDPMGNWMMRFPAGLDLEAASKAKRDMDRLLRASASWDEAGR, from the coding sequence ATGTCTGGTTCCAAATTGTCCGACGCTTCATCCTTCCGACCCAACAACGGCCGTCCTGAAGACCACCCGCTGGGGCTCACCGTCCACAACCTGCCCACACCCCAGGAAGCCTTGGACGGTGCGCGCCGCCGCACGGTGGTGGGCCGCTGGAAGATGCTGGCCGTGCTGCTGACCTGCGCCGCACCGGTCATCGCCTCCTACTTCACCTACTACGTCGTGCGCCCGCAGGGCCGGGGCAATTTTGGCGAGCTCATCGAGCCGCAACGCCCCCTGCCCGACCAGGCGGTGGTGGCACTTGACGGCCAGCCCGGCAACCTGCGGGGCCTCAAAGGTCAGTGGCTGCTGGTCAGCGCGGGGGGCGGGGCCTGCGACGCAATCTGCCAAAAGCATTTGTACCTGCAACGCCAGCTGCGCGAAACCCTGGGCAAGGAAAAGGACCGTGTCGATTGGGTCTGGCTGGTCACCGACGACGCGCCCATCCCTGAAGCCCTGCGCCCCGCGCTCAAGGGCGCAACCGTGTTGCGCGTGGGCGAGCTGCAGCTGTCCCAGTGGCTGTCGCCCGCCGTCGGCCACCTGCTGCAGGAGCACCTGTACGTCGTCGACCCGATGGGCAACTGGATGATGCGTTTCCCCGCCGGGCTGGACCTGGAAGCCGCCTCCAAGGCCAAGCGCGACATGGACCGTCTGCTGCGCGCCTCCGCCTCCTGGGACGAAGCGGGCCGTTAA
- the cyoE gene encoding heme o synthase — protein sequence MSAVESTAPSVTSLPSRLRQFNALTKPRVIQLIVFCALIGMVLAVPGVPTWAEAQRGLIACLGIWLVAGAAAAFNCLVEKGIDSRMKRTSWRPTARNELQDWQTLLFSAVLCLAGSVLLYVWVNPLTMWLTFATFVGYAVVYTMILKPLTPQNIVIGGASGAMPPVLGWAAMTDNVGPEALILFLIIFLWTPPHFWALALYRVEDYRKSGLPMLPVTHGNEFTRLQVFLYTLVLFAGCLMPFIYGMSSWLYLAVAVVLSLGFCGYAFALWRHYSDALARKTFRFSLIHLSALFAALLLDHYVL from the coding sequence ATGAGTGCTGTTGAATCCACCGCCCCGTCCGTGACCAGCCTGCCGTCGCGTCTGCGGCAGTTCAACGCGCTGACCAAGCCGCGCGTGATCCAGCTCATCGTGTTCTGCGCGCTGATCGGCATGGTGCTGGCCGTGCCCGGCGTGCCCACCTGGGCAGAGGCCCAAAGGGGGCTGATCGCCTGCCTGGGCATCTGGCTGGTGGCGGGTGCTGCTGCTGCCTTCAACTGCCTGGTGGAAAAGGGCATCGATTCGCGCATGAAACGCACCTCCTGGCGGCCCACGGCGCGCAACGAGCTGCAAGACTGGCAAACGCTGCTGTTTTCGGCCGTGCTGTGCCTGGCCGGTTCGGTGCTGCTGTATGTGTGGGTCAACCCGCTGACCATGTGGCTGACCTTTGCTACCTTTGTGGGTTACGCCGTGGTCTACACCATGATTTTGAAACCGCTGACGCCGCAAAACATCGTCATCGGCGGGGCCTCAGGGGCCATGCCGCCGGTGTTGGGCTGGGCCGCCATGACCGACAACGTCGGCCCCGAGGCGCTGATTCTGTTCTTGATCATCTTCCTGTGGACCCCGCCGCACTTCTGGGCGCTGGCCCTGTACCGGGTGGAGGACTACCGCAAGTCCGGCCTGCCCATGCTGCCGGTCACGCACGGCAACGAGTTCACCCGTCTGCAGGTCTTTTTGTACACCTTGGTGCTGTTCGCGGGCTGCCTGATGCCCTTCATCTATGGCATGAGCTCCTGGCTGTACCTGGCCGTGGCGGTGGTTTTGAGCCTGGGCTTTTGCGGCTACGCCTTTGCGCTGTGGCGCCACTACTCGGATGCGCTGGCACGCAAAACCTTCCGTTTCTCCCTCATCCACCTTAGCGCCTTGTTTGCGGCGCTGTTGCTGGACCACTACGTGCTCTGA
- a CDS encoding FAD-linked oxidase C-terminal domain-containing protein: MHTSTLEDRPQVLSRRAEVANALAAALPHHAILSRPEDTTPYECDGLTAYRAQPLVVVLPETEAQVAAVLQICHRLNVPVVARGAGTGLSGGAMPHTLGVTLSLAKFNRILDVDPLACTATVQCGVRNLAISEAAAPHGLYYAPDPSSQIACTIGGNVAENSGGVHCLKYGLTLHNVLRVRGFTVDGEAVEFGSEALDVPGLDLLPLIIGSEGMLAVATEVTVKLIPKPQIARCIMASFDTVEAAGNAVASVIAAGIIPAGLELMDKRMTAAVEDFVHAGYDLNAAAILLCESDGTLEEVEEEINHMRSVLEANGASGIAISRDEAQRLKFWSGRKNAFPASGRISPDYMCMDSTIPRKKLAEILRAIEAMEAQYGLACANVFHAGDGNLHPLILFDANDPDQLHRCELFGADILETSVRLGGTVTGEHGVGVEKLNSMCVQFSAPEREQMFALKRAFDPVELLNPGKVIPTLQRCAEYGKLTVLRGMLPFPHLPRF, encoded by the coding sequence ATGCACACCTCCACCCTCGAAGACCGCCCCCAGGTGCTCAGCCGCCGTGCCGAGGTGGCCAACGCCCTGGCCGCCGCCCTGCCCCACCACGCCATCCTGTCGCGTCCCGAAGACACCACGCCCTATGAGTGCGACGGCCTCACCGCCTACCGCGCCCAGCCGCTGGTGGTGGTGCTGCCCGAAACCGAGGCCCAGGTGGCGGCGGTGCTGCAGATCTGCCACCGCCTCAACGTGCCCGTGGTGGCCCGCGGCGCAGGCACGGGTTTGTCGGGCGGGGCCATGCCGCACACCCTGGGCGTGACGCTGTCGCTGGCCAAGTTCAACCGCATCCTGGATGTGGACCCGCTGGCCTGCACCGCCACCGTGCAGTGCGGCGTGCGCAACCTGGCCATCAGCGAGGCGGCCGCGCCCCATGGCCTGTACTACGCCCCCGACCCCAGCAGCCAGATCGCCTGCACCATCGGCGGCAACGTGGCCGAAAACTCCGGCGGCGTGCACTGCCTGAAGTACGGCCTCACCCTGCACAACGTGTTGCGGGTGCGCGGCTTCACCGTGGACGGCGAGGCGGTGGAATTCGGTTCGGAGGCGCTGGACGTGCCCGGCCTGGACCTGCTGCCGCTCATCATCGGCAGCGAGGGCATGCTGGCCGTGGCCACCGAGGTCACCGTCAAGCTCATCCCCAAGCCGCAGATCGCCCGCTGCATCATGGCCAGCTTTGACACGGTCGAGGCCGCAGGCAACGCCGTGGCCAGCGTGATTGCCGCAGGCATCATCCCCGCCGGGCTGGAGCTGATGGACAAGCGCATGACCGCCGCCGTAGAAGACTTTGTGCACGCCGGGTACGACCTGAACGCCGCCGCCATCCTGCTGTGCGAAAGCGACGGCACGCTGGAAGAGGTGGAAGAAGAAATCAACCACATGCGCAGCGTGCTGGAGGCCAACGGTGCCTCCGGCATCGCCATCAGCCGCGACGAGGCCCAGCGCCTGAAGTTCTGGAGCGGCCGCAAAAACGCTTTTCCGGCCTCTGGCCGCATCAGCCCCGACTACATGTGCATGGACTCCACCATTCCGCGCAAGAAGCTGGCCGAAATTTTGCGCGCCATCGAGGCCATGGAGGCGCAGTACGGCCTGGCCTGCGCCAATGTATTCCACGCGGGCGACGGCAACCTGCACCCGCTGATCCTGTTCGATGCCAACGACCCCGACCAACTGCACCGCTGCGAACTGTTTGGCGCCGACATTCTGGAAACCAGCGTGCGCCTGGGCGGCACCGTCACCGGCGAGCACGGCGTGGGCGTGGAAAAGCTCAACTCCATGTGCGTGCAGTTCAGCGCGCCCGAGCGCGAGCAGATGTTTGCCCTCAAACGTGCTTTTGACCCGGTGGAGCTGCTGAATCCCGGCAAAGTCATCCCCACCCTGCAGCGCTGCGCCGAATACGGCAAGCTCACCGTGCTGCGCGGCATGCTGCCCTTCCCCCATTTGCCAAGGTTCTGA